The Streptomyces sp. NL15-2K genome contains a region encoding:
- a CDS encoding cytochrome P450 produces MAGFMPLTELDGVGWTRLLTWLADARRTSPVLELGGMHHVFRAEDVRRVLSDSELFSSDRTRMMPPTAQLGRGNLTMMDPPDHTRMRRIVNQAFTPGSVAGLAPAIDEIAEELVRGLTPDRFDLVHDLAYPLPIRVISRFLGLPEEEHGRFRTWSVGFSRGDAAQMDAMHRYLAEVAAAKRAQPAGDLMSRLATAEVDGAPATIDEIASLSGLILLAGHVTTTSLIAAAVHELCVRPALDARVRAQDRVEDLVLEALRVRPAFAQVTRIAAGDATLSGAVVPSGAPVSAWILSANHDPRLNPDPETFLLDRLARRHLSFGHGVHYCLGGPLAQIEAVAAVGAVIRRFAKLTVLAPVEFHPLPTLSIRRLVLAGQGYGA; encoded by the coding sequence ATGGCCGGATTCATGCCGCTGACCGAGCTCGACGGCGTGGGCTGGACCAGGCTGCTGACCTGGCTCGCCGACGCGCGGCGAACGAGTCCGGTCCTCGAACTCGGCGGCATGCACCATGTGTTCCGCGCCGAGGACGTGCGCCGCGTGCTGTCGGACAGCGAGCTGTTCTCCTCGGACCGGACGCGGATGATGCCCCCCACGGCCCAGCTCGGGCGGGGCAACCTGACCATGATGGACCCGCCGGACCACACCCGGATGCGGCGGATCGTCAACCAGGCTTTTACGCCCGGCTCGGTCGCGGGCCTCGCCCCGGCGATCGACGAGATCGCCGAGGAACTCGTTCGCGGCCTCACGCCGGACCGGTTCGACCTCGTCCACGACCTCGCCTATCCGCTGCCGATCCGGGTCATCTCCCGGTTCCTGGGGCTGCCCGAGGAGGAACACGGCCGGTTCCGTACCTGGTCGGTCGGGTTCAGCCGCGGCGACGCCGCCCAGATGGACGCGATGCACCGGTACCTGGCCGAAGTGGCGGCGGCGAAGCGGGCGCAGCCGGCGGGGGACCTGATGTCGCGCCTGGCGACCGCGGAGGTGGACGGCGCACCGGCGACGATCGACGAGATCGCCTCGCTCAGCGGCCTGATCCTGCTGGCCGGACATGTCACCACCACCTCGCTGATCGCCGCGGCGGTCCACGAACTGTGCGTCCGGCCGGCCCTGGACGCCCGAGTGCGCGCACAGGACCGGGTCGAGGACCTGGTGCTGGAGGCGCTGCGGGTGCGGCCCGCGTTCGCCCAGGTGACCCGGATCGCGGCCGGGGACGCCACCCTGTCCGGCGCCGTCGTCCCGTCCGGTGCCCCGGTCTCGGCCTGGATCCTGTCCGCGAACCACGACCCGCGGCTGAACCCGGACCCGGAGACGTTCCTGCTGGACCGGCTGGCCCGCCGCCACCTGTCCTTCGGGCACGGCGTGCACTACTGCCTCGGCGGTCCGCTGGCCCAGATCGAGGCGGTCGCCGCGGTGGGCGCGGTCATCCGCCGGTTCGCCAAGCTGACGGTGCTCGCCCCGGTGGAGTTCCACCCGTTGCCCACGCTCTCCATCCGGCGGCTCGTGCTCGCAGGGCAGGGCTATGGCGCCTGA